From a single Anomaloglossus baeobatrachus isolate aAnoBae1 chromosome 4, aAnoBae1.hap1, whole genome shotgun sequence genomic region:
- the LOC142301208 gene encoding neuropeptide Y receptor type 2-like: protein MFSAQMGTLKQSNMTEELHLRGRHVKSTVSPIQFFHGSSFMSDSTNLIWVQVILITAYSLIILLGLVGNSLVIYMIMKYKNMRTVTNFFIANLAVADLMVDSLCLPFTLVYTLMDEWKFGSVLCHLLPYAQAMSVNVSTLTLVVIALDRYWCIVFHLSSRISKKFSFLIVTVTWVVASIFAIPLAIFREYRFEDLPALKLKMAVCAEKWPSNNSRDAAIYSISMLLLQYVLPLIIICFAYTRIWLKLKNHISPTPRSDTHQRRKNTTKMLVMMVIVFAVCWLPFHVFQLAIDLDWVLVFQEYKLLYSIFHVIAMCSTFANPLLYGWMNKNYRNGFLMFFGCKNKLHNGQPDGSLRGHSYTFRATTYHGSFRNAGENGHPPAHV from the coding sequence ATGTTCTCAGCTCAAATGGGGACATTAAAGCAAAGCAACATGACAGAAGAACTTCATTTGAGAGGACGGCATGTAAAGAGCACAGTTTCCCCCATCCAGTTTTTCCATGGCTCCAGTTTCATGTCAGATAGCACTAATCTTATTTGGGTTCAGGTGATCCTCATCACGGCATATTCTTTGATTATCCTCTTGGGACTTGTTGGCAACTCTTTGGTTATCTACATGATTATGAAATACAAAAACATGAGGACAGTAACAAATTTTTTCATAGCCAATTTAGCTGTGGCTGATCTTATGGTGGACAGTCTTTGTCTGCCCTTCACCTTAGTCTACACATTGATGGATGAGTGGAAATTTGGATCTGTACTTTGCCATTTGTTACCGTATGCACAAGCCATGAGTGTCAATGTCTCAACTCTGACCTTAGTTGTCATCGCTTTGGATAGATATTGGTGCATTGTATTTCACCTAAGTAGTCGGATATCCAAAAAATTCAGCTTCTTAATTGTTACCGTCACATGGGTGGTGGCTTCGATTTTTGCTATTCCTTTAGCTATTTTTCGAGAATATAGATTTGAAGACTTGCCAGCCCTGAAACTCAAAATGGCTGTTTGTGCAGAGAAGTGGCCCTCAAATAACAGCAGGGATGCTGCCATCTACAGTATTTCAATGCTTCTTCTACAGTATGTCCTGCCTCTCATTATAATATGCTTTGCTTATACCAGAATATGGTTGAAGCTGAAGAACCACATAAGTCCAACACCAAGAAGTGACACCCATCAGCGAAGAAAAAACACAACTAAAATGCTGGTGATGATGGTCATTGTGTTTGCCGTTTGTTGGCTTCCCTTTCATGTCTTCCAGTTGGCCATCGACTTGGATTGGGTCCTCGTATTCCAAGAGTACAAGCTTCTTTATTCCATCTTTCATGTTATTGCCATGTGCTCTACCTTTGCCAACCCTCTCCTCTATGGATGGATGAATAAGAATTACAGGAATGGGTTTCTTATGTTTTTTGGATGCAAGAATAAACTACATAATGGCCAACCTGATGGCTCCCTCCGGGGCCATTCTTATACTTTCCGTGCCACCACTTATCATGGAAGTTTTCGGAATGCCGGAGAAAATGGGCATCCTCCAGCTCATGTGTAA